In one window of Candidatus Abyssobacteria bacterium SURF_5 DNA:
- a CDS encoding PAS domain S-box protein, which translates to MVRTAKTKEQLLESVAHLEAELDKLQKISTKCELAVKELKESEEKFRLVTETIQDVFWMSTPYPKKMIYVSPAYETIWGRSRESLHKEPYSFLEAIHPRDRPRVFNWMKGGYQEEMEYRIVRPDASIRWIRDRGFPITDKDGKVVKFAGVASDITLLRSKHELFSRAERLAALERAVAFVAHEVRNPLQVIEMGIEMLAKEVKGQRNTIEILGELHYGVNALAEVINYLVDYALPLHLQISSLTVSEVVDEALDKVSYKLKNTKVRKELDVDSVRVMGDKEKLAQGLSNIITNSIEAMPRGGLLAIRSRNFPYQNPKRVILRIADRGCGISPENLPRVIEPFFSTKPGGVGLGLSISRKIVRAHKGSMIIRSKKNRGTTVRISLPAEQSLLAPTSALSFPE; encoded by the coding sequence ATGGTGCGCACGGCGAAAACAAAGGAGCAACTGCTGGAAAGTGTTGCTCACCTCGAAGCGGAACTGGATAAACTGCAAAAAATCTCAACCAAATGCGAGCTAGCCGTCAAGGAGTTGAAAGAGAGCGAGGAGAAGTTTCGATTGGTGACGGAGACGATTCAGGATGTTTTCTGGATGAGCACGCCATATCCGAAGAAGATGATTTATGTGAGTCCGGCGTATGAGACGATCTGGGGGCGCTCCCGCGAAAGCCTGCACAAGGAGCCTTATTCTTTCCTGGAAGCCATTCATCCGCGCGACCGTCCGCGGGTTTTTAATTGGATGAAGGGTGGATATCAGGAAGAAATGGAATACAGGATTGTGCGGCCGGATGCTTCCATCCGCTGGATTCGAGACCGGGGTTTTCCCATTACCGACAAGGACGGGAAGGTGGTGAAATTTGCGGGGGTTGCCAGTGACATCACTTTGTTAAGAAGTAAACATGAATTGTTCAGTCGCGCGGAGAGGCTGGCGGCCCTGGAGCGTGCAGTGGCTTTTGTGGCTCATGAAGTGCGAAATCCGCTGCAGGTGATTGAAATGGGAATCGAGATGTTGGCAAAGGAAGTGAAAGGGCAGCGGAATACGATCGAAATACTGGGGGAGCTTCATTACGGAGTCAATGCTCTGGCCGAAGTCATCAATTATCTGGTGGATTATGCACTTCCTTTGCATCTACAGATTTCATCGTTAACCGTCAGCGAGGTGGTAGACGAGGCCCTGGACAAGGTAAGCTACAAGCTCAAGAATACCAAAGTGAGAAAAGAGCTGGATGTCGATTCGGTAAGAGTGATGGGAGACAAGGAAAAACTTGCGCAAGGTCTTTCCAATATCATCACCAACTCTATTGAAGCAATGCCCCGTGGTGGCTTACTCGCGATCCGGTCGCGAAATTTTCCATATCAAAACCCGAAGCGGGTGATACTGAGAATCGCCGACCGCGGATGCGGAATTTCTCCGGAGAACCTTCCACGCGTCATCGAGCCCTTTTTCAGTACGAAACCGGGTGGCGTAGGGCTTGGGCTCAGTATTTCGAGAAAGATTGTGCGGGCGCACAAGGGAAGCATGATCATCAGAAGCAAGAAGAATAGAGGGACGACTGTCAGGATAAGTTTGCCTGCAGAACAAAGCCTTCTCGCGCCGACCTCAGCGTTATCATTTCCCGAATAG
- a CDS encoding adenylosuccinate lyase translates to MIPRYSRPEMAGIWTEEHKLRTWLRVELLACEAWAQLGKIPAQALATIKEKANFSAERVAEIEDVTKHDVIAFLTAVGEHVGPDSRFMHFGLTSSDMLDTALAVNLREASDLVIRDLNDLLGVLKERALEHKNTVMIGRSHGVHAEPITFGLKMALWYTETQRNLERMERAKQVISVGKVSGAVGTFAHSDPRVEQYVCDKLGLKAAQVSTQIIQRDRHADFMTALALIASSLDKFATEVRSLQRTEILEAEEYFEKGQKGSSAMPHKRNPIRCEQISGLARVVRANAMAALENIALWHERDISHSSVERVIIPDSCILIDYLLARFTGIIKKLLVYPDNMRANLEKTKGMFFSERILLELVGKGLTREEAYGLVQRNAMKVWAEGMDFRRALLADRDIMSRLSEQELDECFDLQHHLRFVDQIFQRAGLNSA, encoded by the coding sequence ATGATACCACGGTATTCCCGGCCGGAGATGGCCGGCATTTGGACTGAAGAGCACAAGCTGCGCACGTGGCTCCGGGTGGAGCTTCTGGCGTGCGAGGCGTGGGCGCAGCTTGGCAAGATACCGGCCCAGGCGCTGGCGACCATAAAAGAGAAAGCGAATTTTTCGGCTGAGCGAGTGGCCGAGATTGAGGATGTAACGAAGCATGACGTCATTGCGTTTCTCACCGCTGTTGGAGAGCATGTCGGGCCGGATTCAAGGTTCATGCACTTCGGGCTCACGTCCTCCGACATGCTGGATACGGCGCTCGCGGTGAACCTGCGCGAGGCGAGCGACCTCGTCATCCGCGATTTGAACGATCTGCTCGGCGTACTGAAGGAACGAGCGCTCGAGCACAAGAATACGGTTATGATCGGGCGATCGCATGGCGTGCACGCGGAGCCGATCACGTTCGGCCTCAAGATGGCGCTCTGGTACACCGAGACTCAGCGGAATCTCGAGCGGATGGAGCGGGCGAAGCAGGTCATTAGCGTCGGGAAGGTATCCGGCGCGGTCGGCACGTTCGCTCATTCGGACCCGCGCGTCGAGCAATATGTCTGCGACAAGCTGGGATTGAAAGCGGCGCAGGTGAGCACGCAGATCATTCAACGCGACCGGCATGCGGACTTCATGACGGCTCTCGCTTTGATTGCAAGTTCTCTCGATAAATTCGCCACCGAGGTCAGGAGTCTTCAGCGTACGGAGATTCTGGAGGCGGAAGAGTATTTCGAGAAGGGCCAGAAAGGGTCATCTGCGATGCCGCACAAGCGCAACCCGATCCGGTGCGAGCAGATTTCGGGGCTGGCTCGCGTCGTCCGCGCCAATGCGATGGCGGCGCTTGAAAACATAGCGCTCTGGCACGAGCGCGACATCTCGCATTCTTCGGTCGAGCGCGTCATCATTCCGGACAGCTGCATCCTGATTGACTATCTGCTTGCGCGGTTCACAGGCATCATAAAAAAGCTGCTGGTTTATCCCGACAACATGCGCGCGAATCTTGAGAAGACCAAGGGAATGTTTTTTTCCGAACGCATCCTTCTGGAACTGGTGGGGAAGGGGCTGACGCGGGAAGAGGCGTACGGATTGGTCCAGCGGAACGCGATGAAGGTATGGGCGGAGGGCATGGATTTCCGCCGGGCGCTCCTTGCGGACCGCGATATCATGTCGCGCCTTTCGGAGCAAGAATTGGACGAGTGCTTTGATTTGCAGCATCACCTTCGGTTCGTTGATCAAATCTTTCAAAGGGCGGGCTTGAACAGTGCGTAA
- a CDS encoding amidophosphoribosyltransferase encodes MKHSRDSRDFDAASEAEFLKHECGIFGVFGHPEAARIAYLGLYALQHRGQESAGIVSAHEHRLHSHRAMGMVYDVFKKDTLDSLPGDTAIGHVRYSTAGSSLLKNAQPILVDYAKGPLAVAHNGNLVNARVLRSELEGKGSIFQSTSDSEVIVHLVARSRKHDLPSAFAEALRRVKGAYSILAMDTENLIAARDAYGFRPLCLGILKGAHVVASESCAFDIVDAKYIRDIEPGEMLLINRSGVHSMSIGGTKPARTGLCIFELIYFSRPDSVIFGYDVERVRHALGATLYRENPIEADLVLPVPDSSNAAAIGYSHESGIPFVMGLIRNHYIGRTFIEPSQTIRDFGAKIKYNALKGALRGKRVVVVDDSIVRGTTSRKIVKMIRNAGAKEIHMRISSPPITHPCFYGIDTPTRKELIASSHNLEEIRKYLRVDSLHYLSKEGLIEAAGGDWNKYCIACFSGRYPISLKVDFDKYYLDRKRNPVTINLT; translated from the coding sequence ATGAAACATTCTCGCGATTCCCGTGACTTTGATGCGGCGTCGGAAGCCGAGTTTTTGAAGCATGAGTGCGGCATCTTCGGCGTTTTCGGCCATCCGGAAGCCGCGAGAATTGCTTATCTCGGGCTGTACGCGCTGCAGCATCGCGGTCAGGAAAGCGCCGGCATCGTTTCGGCGCATGAACATCGCCTCCACAGTCACCGCGCAATGGGAATGGTTTATGATGTTTTCAAGAAAGACACCCTGGACAGCCTTCCCGGCGACACAGCCATCGGCCACGTACGTTATTCCACTGCCGGCTCAAGCCTTCTGAAAAATGCGCAACCGATACTGGTGGATTACGCGAAAGGCCCGCTAGCGGTTGCGCATAATGGCAATCTTGTGAATGCGCGCGTTTTGCGTTCGGAACTTGAAGGGAAGGGCTCGATCTTTCAATCCACGAGCGACAGTGAAGTGATTGTACATCTGGTGGCGCGCTCGAGAAAGCATGATTTACCATCGGCTTTTGCGGAGGCATTGCGGCGGGTCAAAGGGGCCTATTCGATTCTTGCGATGGACACGGAAAACCTGATAGCTGCGCGCGATGCCTATGGGTTCAGGCCTCTGTGTCTCGGCATTCTAAAGGGCGCCCATGTGGTTGCCTCGGAGAGCTGCGCATTCGATATTGTCGACGCCAAATATATCCGCGATATCGAGCCGGGAGAGATGCTTCTGATCAATCGTTCGGGTGTTCATTCGATGAGTATCGGTGGAACGAAACCCGCTCGGACCGGTCTATGCATCTTTGAGCTGATTTATTTTTCTCGTCCCGACAGCGTCATATTCGGATACGACGTTGAACGCGTACGCCACGCTCTTGGCGCAACATTGTATCGGGAAAACCCGATCGAGGCCGACCTGGTTCTGCCGGTGCCTGACTCTTCCAATGCCGCCGCCATCGGCTACTCGCATGAATCGGGTATCCCGTTTGTCATGGGTTTGATACGGAATCATTATATCGGGCGCACCTTTATCGAGCCGTCGCAGACGATCCGCGATTTCGGCGCCAAGATCAAATATAATGCGCTCAAAGGGGCGCTGAGAGGAAAGCGCGTGGTCGTCGTGGACGATTCCATCGTGCGCGGGACCACCAGTCGAAAGATCGTCAAGATGATCCGCAATGCGGGCGCAAAAGAGATTCATATGCGTATCAGCTCGCCCCCGATTACGCATCCCTGCTTTTACGGGATCGATACGCCTACCCGGAAGGAACTGATAGCTTCCAGCCACAACCTTGAAGAAATTCGGAAGTATCTCCGTGTGGACTCGCTTCACTACCTCAGCAAGGAAGGCCTGATAGAGGCTGCGGGCGGCGACTGGAACAAATACTGCATCGCCTGCTTTTCCGGCCGATATCCGATCAGCCTGAAGGTGGACTTTGACAAATATTATCTCGACCGCAAGCGGAATCCGGTAACCATCAACCTGACATGA
- a CDS encoding AsmA family protein, giving the protein MRTKYILIAAGALILIVAIVISVVLIRFDYNTLKPRAERAVYQATGRELNLEGDVKLHLGLSPILAVESVTFENAEWGSQPNMATMERLEVQVALIPLLRRDIQVKNLVLVGPDILVETSKTGESNISFGQKPKKEEQPPEPKPGEDGDGLKSFTFEEVRIENGRLTYKDQRKDTTHTATLLSFQATEKSGGLIQMEAEGAYNENPFEMEGTVGSLAAITDPQDPWPVKLRAKTLGTDVHLNGAVQDVLGAKGIDLNLIAEGQSLTEVATLAGVKEVPDLGKFDLSARLTDPAENTYKLSDIKAHLSNSDISGTAEFSMEGERPRFSAAFESQVLDLRSIMAEEKNNSKKTEPAGQTQSTKQKVFSENELPLDIVKKVDGEANLQAKHILLPRLALTDLATKITLNNGTLAIQPIQASAGGGSFAGQLNLSAKAETADLNVNLKIDQLDLERMLSELGIVDRIYGKLDADIELTGNGDSVAELMAGLDGKTVMSMGGGRINNKYLSLLEGDFGSGLFRLLYSPSEGMDYTELQCFVSRFDIKNGLAKSTVLLIATESITVAGEGIIDLRTEELDLAIVPAAKEGVLAEAGARTGVDIGELSKSFRLGGTLANPRLAIDPRQPVTIISQLLGGKQEPSGIAAVLAGESEGDDPCSIAMNIAETGEVPQAAPKKEEGTITEQLPADMPGKDVLGEAEQQLRKLFGK; this is encoded by the coding sequence ATGCGAACAAAATATATTCTTATCGCCGCAGGAGCGCTGATCTTGATTGTGGCGATTGTGATCAGCGTGGTCCTGATCCGGTTTGACTACAATACGCTCAAGCCCAGAGCGGAGCGCGCGGTTTATCAGGCGACCGGCCGCGAACTGAATCTTGAGGGCGATGTCAAACTCCATCTGGGTCTTTCGCCCATACTTGCCGTTGAAAGTGTCACCTTCGAGAACGCCGAGTGGGGTTCTCAACCCAATATGGCGACGATGGAACGCCTCGAAGTGCAGGTCGCCCTTATCCCGCTCCTTCGCAGAGACATCCAGGTCAAGAATCTGGTGCTCGTCGGGCCCGATATCCTTGTCGAAACCAGCAAAACCGGCGAATCAAATATATCCTTTGGTCAAAAACCGAAAAAGGAGGAGCAGCCTCCTGAGCCCAAACCCGGCGAGGATGGGGATGGACTGAAGTCATTCACTTTCGAGGAGGTACGAATAGAAAACGGGCGGCTGACTTACAAGGATCAGAGAAAGGATACTACCCACACTGCCACTCTCCTGAGCTTTCAAGCCACTGAAAAAAGCGGTGGTTTAATTCAAATGGAGGCCGAAGGCGCTTATAACGAGAATCCGTTTGAAATGGAAGGTACAGTGGGCTCCCTTGCGGCAATCACCGATCCGCAGGATCCGTGGCCGGTGAAATTGAGGGCCAAGACGCTGGGAACCGATGTACATTTGAATGGAGCCGTTCAGGATGTGCTTGGGGCAAAGGGTATTGATTTGAATCTTATAGCAGAAGGGCAGTCCCTGACTGAAGTTGCGACATTGGCGGGTGTGAAAGAGGTTCCGGATCTTGGGAAGTTTGACTTGTCAGCCAGATTGACCGATCCCGCAGAAAACACCTATAAGTTGTCTGATATCAAAGCGCACCTGTCTAATAGCGATATCTCCGGTACAGCGGAGTTTTCAATGGAGGGTGAACGACCTCGGTTTTCAGCGGCTTTTGAGTCGCAAGTCCTTGACCTTCGCTCAATCATGGCGGAGGAGAAGAACAATTCAAAGAAAACCGAGCCCGCCGGTCAGACCCAATCCACGAAACAGAAGGTTTTCTCAGAAAATGAATTGCCCCTGGATATCGTTAAAAAGGTGGATGGAGAGGCCAACCTGCAGGCTAAACACATCCTCTTGCCACGGCTCGCACTCACCGATTTGGCAACCAAGATCACCCTGAACAATGGAACACTTGCGATACAGCCGATACAGGCTTCAGCCGGCGGCGGGTCCTTCGCCGGCCAATTGAATCTGTCAGCAAAAGCCGAGACAGCCGATCTGAATGTTAATCTGAAAATCGATCAACTCGACCTCGAGCGCATGCTGAGCGAGTTGGGAATTGTGGACCGCATCTACGGTAAGCTCGATGCCGATATCGAATTGACGGGAAACGGTGATTCAGTTGCCGAATTGATGGCCGGGTTGGACGGGAAGACCGTGATGAGCATGGGCGGCGGGCGAATCAATAACAAATATCTATCACTGCTTGAAGGAGATTTTGGATCGGGACTCTTCCGCCTGCTGTACTCGCCGTCGGAAGGAATGGATTATACCGAACTGCAGTGCTTTGTCAGCCGGTTCGACATCAAGAACGGGCTCGCAAAGAGCACCGTCCTCCTCATCGCCACCGAAAGCATAACCGTGGCCGGCGAGGGAATCATTGATTTGCGAACCGAGGAACTCGATCTCGCAATTGTGCCTGCCGCTAAAGAAGGAGTGCTCGCCGAAGCCGGCGCCAGGACGGGAGTTGATATCGGCGAATTGAGCAAATCCTTCAGACTCGGAGGCACTCTGGCGAATCCAAGGCTGGCGATCGATCCCCGGCAACCGGTGACGATCATCAGTCAGCTTTTGGGCGGTAAACAGGAGCCTTCCGGCATCGCCGCAGTTCTCGCCGGCGAATCGGAGGGCGACGATCCCTGCTCAATTGCTATGAACATTGCAGAAACAGGTGAGGTGCCACAGGCAGCCCCCAAAAAAGAAGAAGGGACAATCACGGAGCAACTGCCTGCCGATATGCCGGGCAAAGATGTTCTGGGCGAGGCGGAACAGCAGTTGAGGAAACTATTCGGGAAATGA
- a CDS encoding phosphoribosylaminoimidazolesuccinocarboxamide synthase, producing MRKKSNSSVVLRTDFSGLKLHRRGKVRDVYEVDGHLLLVATDRISAFDCILPNGIPNKGKVLTALSKFWFDFVQDIIPNQVLSVDVDEYPRATRPYADVLRGRSMLVKKSKPFPIECVVRGYLAGSAVKEYQQSKCVCGITLPAGLRESEKLPEPIFTPATKAESGHDVNISFAETKKIIGPEKANLLAEKSVLIYKKASEFAASRGLILSDTKFEFGEYDGAVLLIDELLTPDSSRYWLAESYEVGKPQMNFDKQYVRDYLETLDWDKTPPAPELPPDVVARTEEKYKQAFKLLTGRNV from the coding sequence GTGCGTAAGAAATCGAATTCATCCGTTGTGCTTCGGACGGACTTCAGCGGTCTTAAACTGCACCGGCGCGGGAAGGTGCGCGACGTCTACGAGGTGGACGGCCACCTGCTGCTGGTTGCAACCGACCGCATTTCGGCGTTTGACTGTATTCTTCCCAATGGGATTCCAAATAAAGGGAAGGTGCTGACCGCGTTATCCAAGTTCTGGTTTGACTTTGTGCAGGACATCATTCCGAACCAGGTTCTTTCAGTCGATGTGGATGAATATCCGCGTGCCACGCGGCCATACGCAGATGTTCTTCGGGGCCGATCGATGCTCGTCAAGAAGAGCAAACCTTTTCCCATAGAATGCGTGGTGCGGGGCTATTTGGCGGGTTCGGCGGTGAAAGAGTACCAGCAAAGCAAGTGCGTGTGCGGCATCACGCTCCCCGCCGGATTGCGGGAATCGGAGAAGCTGCCCGAGCCGATTTTCACGCCCGCAACGAAAGCGGAAAGCGGTCATGATGTCAACATTTCATTTGCGGAGACCAAGAAGATAATCGGGCCGGAAAAGGCAAATTTGCTTGCTGAGAAGAGCGTGCTGATTTACAAGAAGGCAAGCGAGTTCGCCGCGTCTCGAGGATTAATCCTGTCGGACACAAAATTCGAGTTCGGCGAGTATGACGGCGCCGTTTTGCTGATCGATGAGCTGCTGACGCCGGATTCCTCCCGGTATTGGCTCGCGGAGAGCTACGAGGTGGGGAAACCGCAGATGAATTTCGACAAGCAATACGTGCGTGATTATCTTGAGACACTCGATTGGGACAAGACTCCGCCGGCGCCGGAGTTGCCGCCGGACGTTGTGGCGCGAACGGAAGAAAAATACAAACAGGCATTTAAGCTGCTGACGGGAAGGAACGTGTAG
- a CDS encoding glycosyltransferase family 39 protein, which translates to MTTESKWRANWPVNGFSATVEEGGPWWRIPLKHLLIILLSAYFLFFFRMSSYDLWSPDEPRYAQVAREMLRSGDWIVPHLNGQIYTEKPPLYFWLVAALSKPLGDVNELTARFPSATASLLLMLLTYFFGSWLLGRREALLGTLIMATSAQFVGIGRIGVIDMLLALSISAALCLFCAAYARRAVAFYLAGFASLAPAALAKGPVGLVVPVAVMFVFIGSEIVLRREGAWRESLRFTLCLVAGLALVALVVAPWWRAAYVQSEGVYGSISVLAKQTGGRMFDSYSHRRPFFYYLYNIPWQLLPWTFFIPLTVRTLKREANLRAHQGLRFLFVWFAAIIVFFTLISGKRSQYILPLFPAASLLMSWALIKRNPFEGRLRERNEYWVPCAGLALASAVALPVFTIISYVYLREIFWFALAAAIVGETGLFLVARRLMNIPPLSALLGVAVATILISAALFGYVAPAADKYLSARSFCTAVRGAIEEGDSLYFYQTYRPNINYYMGRNMTRLNSNEEVMQALGKDENIYVVLEHKRLQLLEAGDFLILDQIARGQVGSRDLVCVLVHHAG; encoded by the coding sequence GTGACAACTGAATCAAAATGGCGAGCCAATTGGCCTGTCAACGGGTTTTCTGCAACGGTGGAAGAGGGCGGACCTTGGTGGCGCATTCCGCTGAAGCACCTGCTCATAATTTTATTGAGCGCATACTTCCTGTTTTTCTTTCGGATGAGTTCGTATGACTTGTGGAGCCCTGACGAGCCTCGCTACGCGCAGGTGGCGCGTGAAATGCTTCGCTCGGGCGATTGGATCGTCCCGCATCTGAACGGCCAAATTTATACAGAGAAGCCCCCCTTGTATTTTTGGCTTGTGGCCGCTCTCTCAAAGCCTCTCGGTGACGTAAACGAACTGACCGCGCGATTTCCGTCGGCGACGGCCTCATTGCTCCTGATGCTCTTGACGTATTTCTTCGGTAGTTGGCTTCTTGGGCGGCGCGAGGCGCTCTTGGGGACATTGATCATGGCGACGAGCGCACAATTCGTAGGGATCGGGCGTATCGGCGTCATCGACATGCTGCTTGCGCTCAGCATCAGCGCGGCCCTCTGTCTGTTTTGCGCTGCTTATGCACGGCGCGCTGTCGCCTTCTATCTTGCGGGGTTTGCGAGTCTGGCGCCGGCAGCGCTGGCGAAGGGGCCGGTGGGGTTGGTCGTGCCGGTGGCTGTAATGTTCGTTTTTATCGGCTCGGAGATTGTCTTGCGGCGGGAGGGGGCCTGGCGGGAATCTCTGCGCTTTACGCTCTGCCTTGTCGCGGGGCTTGCGTTGGTTGCTCTTGTTGTAGCGCCGTGGTGGCGGGCGGCCTATGTGCAAAGCGAGGGGGTATACGGCTCGATTTCGGTTTTGGCGAAGCAAACCGGCGGGCGTATGTTTGACTCGTATTCGCATCGACGGCCGTTTTTCTACTATTTGTACAACATCCCGTGGCAGTTGTTGCCCTGGACGTTTTTTATTCCGCTGACCGTGCGAACGCTGAAAAGAGAAGCCAACCTGCGAGCGCATCAGGGGCTTCGTTTTCTGTTCGTCTGGTTCGCCGCTATCATCGTCTTTTTCACTTTGATCTCCGGCAAGCGCAGCCAATACATTTTGCCGCTATTCCCGGCGGCGAGCCTGCTTATGAGCTGGGCCTTGATCAAGCGGAATCCTTTCGAAGGTCGGCTCAGAGAGCGCAACGAATATTGGGTTCCATGCGCAGGTCTCGCGCTCGCCTCTGCGGTCGCGTTGCCGGTGTTTACGATAATCTCGTACGTCTACCTGCGCGAGATTTTCTGGTTTGCGCTGGCAGCGGCGATTGTGGGAGAAACGGGTCTGTTTCTTGTAGCGCGCCGCCTGATGAATATCCCCCCTCTATCCGCTTTGCTGGGCGTCGCTGTGGCGACCATCCTGATATCGGCGGCCCTTTTCGGGTATGTAGCTCCGGCCGCCGATAAATATCTTTCGGCCCGTTCATTTTGCACCGCTGTCAGGGGCGCAATAGAGGAAGGGGATTCTCTTTACTTCTATCAGACGTATCGGCCGAACATCAATTATTACATGGGCCGAAATATGACGAGGCTCAATTCGAATGAGGAAGTCATGCAGGCGCTCGGGAAGGACGAGAATATTTACGTGGTGCTCGAACACAAGCGCCTGCAGTTGCTTGAGGCCGGTGATTTTCTCATCCTCGACCAGATCGCGCGCGGGCAGGTCGGCAGCCGCGACCTGGTTTGTGTTCTCGTCCACCACGCCGGATGA
- a CDS encoding 1-acyl-sn-glycerol-3-phosphate acyltransferase produces the protein MEEEGGLLSHSAGAAADVDRGMRTGIAQAAMYVFLIGLYTTILGIPCLLFALINPKGNASYWFIATWARLLLWTCGVKVDTRGGENIPPGGSFIIMSTHNSHFDIPVLIKEVRQQFRIVAKKSLFKIPIFGWIMSAAGYVSIDRGDRAQAFSSLDRAAEMVRAGMPLLIFPEGTRSPDGSLGSYKKGGFVLAVKAGVSVIPVVIEGTYHVLPKTTWRIRPGRVRVIFGEPIDASQYTYESRNELMERVRRAMLEMKEAKGNPPLKEA, from the coding sequence ATGGAGGAAGAAGGAGGTCTATTGAGTCATTCCGCAGGCGCTGCCGCAGATGTGGATCGGGGTATGCGCACCGGAATCGCGCAGGCCGCGATGTATGTCTTCCTCATCGGCCTGTATACAACAATACTCGGAATTCCTTGCCTGCTTTTCGCTCTAATCAACCCGAAAGGCAACGCCAGCTACTGGTTCATCGCGACGTGGGCGCGGCTATTGTTATGGACATGCGGCGTCAAAGTAGACACAAGGGGGGGCGAGAACATCCCGCCCGGCGGCTCCTTTATCATCATGTCCACCCATAACAGCCACTTTGATATTCCCGTCCTGATAAAGGAAGTCCGGCAGCAATTCCGGATCGTCGCCAAAAAAAGCCTGTTTAAAATCCCGATCTTCGGCTGGATTATGAGTGCGGCCGGGTATGTCAGCATTGACCGCGGCGACCGGGCCCAGGCGTTCAGCAGCCTTGATCGCGCAGCAGAAATGGTACGGGCGGGAATGCCGCTCCTCATTTTTCCGGAAGGCACCCGCAGCCCAGACGGCAGCCTCGGTTCATACAAGAAAGGCGGGTTCGTGCTTGCAGTGAAAGCGGGGGTCTCGGTGATTCCGGTTGTCATCGAGGGGACGTACCATGTACTGCCGAAGACGACGTGGCGCATTCGTCCGGGGCGCGTGAGGGTGATCTTTGGCGAACCGATTGACGCGTCACAATACACGTATGAGAGCAGAAATGAATTGATGGAACGGGTTCGCCGCGCGATGCTGGAGATGAAGGAAGCCAAGGGGAACCCGCCCCTGAAAGAAGCTTGA
- a CDS encoding DUF3237 domain-containing protein, which yields MPAYQFDTEYLFDIEAELSLPELIGQVPEGLRIHFYIQGGKFEGPKLRGTLKPVGADWFVIRPDGIGQLDVRATLETDDGAAIYVYYKGLIDFPEDVKKELAQGGLPQGGEFRILTNPTFRTSSPKYSWLNGTFAVGVGSSGENKVKYSIYKIK from the coding sequence ATGCCTGCGTACCAATTTGATACCGAATACTTATTTGACATTGAAGCGGAGTTGAGCTTGCCCGAATTGATAGGGCAGGTGCCGGAGGGCCTGCGGATTCATTTCTACATCCAGGGAGGCAAATTTGAGGGGCCGAAGCTGAGGGGGACCCTGAAACCTGTGGGAGCGGATTGGTTTGTTATCCGGCCGGATGGCATCGGCCAGCTCGATGTGCGGGCGACGCTGGAAACGGACGACGGCGCAGCTATTTATGTCTATTACAAGGGCCTGATCGATTTTCCGGAAGACGTGAAGAAGGAGCTGGCGCAGGGTGGTCTACCGCAAGGCGGTGAGTTCAGAATCCTCACGAATCCCACCTTCCGCACCTCTTCTCCGAAGTATTCATGGCTCAATGGAACATTTGCGGTGGGGGTGGGCTCTTCAGGAGAAAACAAAGTCAAGTACAGCATATACAAGATCAAATGA